Genomic segment of Kibdelosporangium phytohabitans:
TGCTGCTGCGGGACGAACTCGTCCGCCAGACCGCCGCCGGGCAGGTGTTCCCCGTCCTGTTCGGCTCGGCCATCTCCGGCGCGGGCATCGACGCCCTGCGCCAGGGCATCGTGGACCTGTTGCCCTCGGCCGAACCGGCGCCGGGGCCGCTGGACGGCACGGTGTTCGCCATCGAGCACGACCCGGCCGGCCGCAGGTTCGCGGTGGCCAGGCTGTTCGCCGGGTCGCTGACCGTCCGCGACCGGGTGACCTTCGCCAGGCGGGACGCGTCCGGCAGCACGGTCGTCGAGTCGGCGCGCGCCACGGCCGTGCTCGACGCCGACCGGCGGGCGGTCGCCGTGCGGGCGGGCGGGATCGCCCGGATCGGTGGCGTGCCGGGTCTGCGGGTCGGCGACCGGCTGGGGTCGACCGTCGCACCGCCCCCACCTGCGCTGTTGCGGCCACCCACGCTGGAAGCCGTGGTCACATCACCCGACCAGGACCTCTACACCGGGCTGTCGGCGCTGGCCGACGAGGACCCGCTGATCAACGTCCGGCCGGGTCCCAGCGCTGGCAGCCTGGTCGTGTCGCTGTACGGCGAGGTCCAGCGGGAGGTGATCGCGGCGCGGCTGGCCGAGGAGTTCGGGGTGAGAGCCGAGTTCTCGGCACCGCGGGTGGTCTGCGTCGAGCGGCTGACCGGCACCGGGCACGCCGTGAAGCACATGGGCGAGACCCTGTTCGTCGGCACCGTGGGCCTGCGGATCGAGCCCGGCGAGACCGACTCGGGCGTGCGCTACCAGCTGGAGGCGGAACGGGGTTCGCTGCCTGCCGCGTTCATGACCGCCATCCAGGACACGGTCCGCGCCACGCTCGCCTCCGGCCCGCGGGGCTGGCGGGTGGTGGACTGCCTGGTCACGCTCACGCACACCGGTTACGCCAGCCCGGTCACCGTCGCCGGTGACTTCCGGGGCCTGACCCCACTCGTGCTGATGGAGGCGCTGCGGGAGGCGGGCACGGTCGTGTGCGAACCGATGGAACACGTGGACATCGACGTGCCCGCGGACGTCGTGAGCTCCGTGCTGGGCCTGCTTGTCCGGTGCGGCGGTGCGCCCGAGATGCCCGTGATCCGCGGGGACGAAGCCGCTGTGACGGCCGTGGTGCCGTCCGGGCGGTTGCGTGGGATCGAGCAGGCGCTGCCCGGCATGACCCGCGGGCTCGGCGCGATGACCACGCGGTTCGCCGGTTACCGGCCGCTCAGCGGCTGAACCGCGTGGCGGCGTGGTGCGCGTTTCCTCGCGTGCGTCACGCCGCCCTAGTCTCAGGGTATGGACCACCTGGTGTCGGGAATGATCGTTCTGGTCGCGGGCGCGGACGGCGGCATCGGCGGCGGCATCACCCGCCGGTTCGCCGAATCCGGTGCGGACGTCATCGCCCACACCACGGGCGCCGAGGTCGACGGCCTGAAGACGCTGACCGGCGACCTGACCGACGAACAAGCCTGTCACGAACTGGTACGCGAGGCGGCGGCGTGGAAAGGACGGCTGGACGCGGTGGTCAACAGCGCCGGGATCCAGCCCGTGCAGACGCTCGACGGGATGACGGCGGCGCAGTGGCGTGAGGTCGTGGACACCAACCTGACGCTGGCGTTCAACTGGACACAAGCGGCGGTGAACGTCATGCGCGGCAACGGAGGCAGCATCACGCACATCGCGTCCATCGAGGGCAGCAGGCCCGCTGCCGGGCACGGTCACTACAACGCCGCCAAGGCAGCGTTGATCATGCACGCCCGCTCGGCCGCACTGGAGTACGGCGGGCTCGGCATCCGCGTCAACACCGTCTCACCCGGACTGGTCGAACGGCCGGGGATCAGCGAGCAGTGGCCGGAGGGTGTCGGCAGGTGGCGGAAATCCGCGCCGCTGGGCAGGCTCGGCACGCGCGAGGACGTCGGTGACGCCTGCGTTTTCCTCGCGTCACCGCTGGCTTCGTGGATCACCGGGCACGATCTGGTCGTGGACGGCGGGATGAGCGCCACGCAGGGGTGGTGATCCCGCGTCAGCCCTTGGGCAGCCGCGCCACCACCCGCTCGGCCAGTCTCACCGACTTGGCGCAGAGCTGCTCCTCGGTGATGTTCTCCTGGGTCTCGAGCGTCACCTTGACCATCTCCTGCCATTCGTCGTTCCAGGCGACGTCCTTCTGGTAGTCGCGGTAGACGATCGTGATCTCGCAGAAGTCGTGCTTGTCGTCGCCGGACTTGCCGGTGTCCCGGTACGCGTCGTGCCCGCCGATCTTGAGCAACAGCGTGTCCTCGTCGGCGTCCTCGTCCGGATCGAGCGGGTAGTTGCGTTCGAACGCCACGTCCGCCTCCACCGGGTCGTCACCCCACCAGCAGGCCCAGTTGCCGAGGTCGGGCTCGGGCGGCCGGAACTTGTCGGCCGTGAACCCGGGGACGGCGGCGATCTGCGCGACCTCCTCCGGCGTCAGCATCTCGCAGGCTTTCATGCTGCCGATGGAGTTGGCCGGGATCGGCTCCTTGCGGCGCGGAATCGTGCCGCGGCTCAGCGTGGCGTACGCGTCGTTGGCCATCGCCTCGGCGACGGCGCACAACGGCGCGGGCTTCTTCTGCTTGTGCGTCGCGGCGATGGTCAGCAGTTTCCCGTCGGACAGATAGATGGTCCGCTTGCACTCACCGTCCTTCTCCGGCGCCCGCTCGATGTCGCTGAGCTGTCCCGGGACGTGCGGCTGGCTCGCGTACTCCTCCGGCAGGGTGAGCTCCACCCTGGCGTCGATGAGGTCCTGGTTGTCGTCGGACTGTTTGATCAGCACGCCGCACCGCAAGAATGCCCCGAACTCGCTGTCCAGGGTGGACAGGATGCCGAACCTGTTGGTCGTGCCGATGTTGATCAGCGAGCAGGGGTCCGCCGTCCTCGGGTCGCCGACGTTCCCCGTCATCGCCGCGGGCGCGGGCCTGTCGACGAAGTAGATCGTCGCGGCGGCGACCGCGGCGACCGCGACCACCGCCGCGACGGCGACCATGATCCGCTTGCGTTTGACCAAACGCTTGCGCGGTAATGGTTCCATCGGTTCGGTGTCGCCCGCGATCCCGTCGAGCATCGCCTTCACCGCGCGGGCCGTCGGCCGCTTGGCCATGTCCTTGTCCAGCATCTGCAGCAGCACCGGCTCCAGTGGACCGGCGTGCCGCAACGGTTCCAGATCGCCGTTGGCGGCTCGGCGCATCTGCGCGAACGGCCCGTGCTCACCGGTGCCGGTCGGCGAGACGCCTTCCACGGAGGCGAAGAGCGTGGCGCCGAGGGAGTACACGTCGGCAGCCGCGGTCGCCTCGTGCCCGTCGACCACCTCCGGGGCGAGGTAGCCGGGCGTGCCGACCATCTGGCTGCCGCCCGTTGCCGTGACGTCCGCCCAGCGCGCGATGCCGAGGTCGGTCAGCTTCGCCACGCCTTTGTCGCTGACGAGCACATTGCCCGGCTTGACGTCCCTGTGCACCATGTCCAATTCGTGCATCGCCGCCAGCGCGTTGGCCAGCTGCGCGCCGACACGTGCGACAGTCGCGGGCTGCAACGGGCCGGTTTCGTCGAGCATCGCGCTGAGGTTGCGGGACGGCATGTACTCCATCACCAGCCAGCGCCTGGCGTCGTCGACGACCGTGTCGAACACCGTTATGACGTTCGGGTGGTGCAGTCCGGCGCCGATCCGGGCCTCGCGGCGGATCTGCCCGTTGTCGCCGTCCTGGGACTGCTTGAGTGCGACGGTTCTGCCGAGCTCGATATCCGTTGCCCGCCAGACAATCCCCATCGCGCCGGAACCGATCTGCTCGTCCAGTCGGTAACGCCCGGCAATCACGTGGTCACTCGGCACCCGTGGGATCGTACTCGCCGACGCGGGGCACCGAGACCGTTCCCGGCTGGAAAGTACCGGACGTTCCCCGGGACACGGCCCCTGCCAGCCGTGAAACCCGTGACCTGATCACGGACCACGTGCGGGTACTTGTCAGTAGTTCGCCACCTCCGCCCGCTGATGCCGCCGGGGCGGACCCGCACCACGCGGGCGCGGACAGCCGTCTGGGCAGCGGCGGCCGTCGCGCGAGATCGTCGCGGCGGGCAAAGGCCCTGGCATGACCAAGGTGGACGGTCACTCCCCCGCCCACGCCGGGTAGGAGTCCCACGCGCGCAACCGCAGGCCGCTGGTGAACCGCCGGTGCACACCGGTCAGCGGGTCGTCGAACTCGAGCACCTTGGCCAGCAGCTGCAGCGGTTTGGTGAAGTCGTCCAGCGCCTTCTCACGCAGGTCCGGGTAGAAGTCGTCGCCGAGGATCGGCACTCCGAGGCCGTTCATGTGCACGCGCAGCTGGTGCGTCCGGCCGGTCGCGGGGACCAGCCGGTAGCGGCCGAGCCCGTCGCGGTGTTCCGCGAGCTCCACCAGGGTCTCGGCGTTCGGCTCGCCCGGGACCTCTTGGGCGACAAGCACTCCCCGCTCCTTGACGATCCGGCTCCGCACGGTCGTGGGCAGGTCGAGCTCGGCGCGGTGCGATGCGACGGCCTCGTATTCCTTGGACACCTGGCGATGCCGGAACATCTCCTGATACTTCCCGCGCACCGCGCGGGTGATGACGAACATCATCAGCCCGGCTGTGACCCGGTCGAGCCGGTGCGCGGGCGAGAGCTCGGGCAGGCCGAGCTGGCGGCGCAGCCGGACCAGCGCGGTTTCCTGGATGTGCCTGCCGCGCGGGATCGCCGCGAGGAAGTGGGGTTTGTCCACCACCAGCAGGTGCTCGTCGCGGTAGACCACGGTGACGTCGAACGGGACGGGTACCTCGTCCGGCAGGTCGCGGTGGAACCAGATGAACGAGCCGGGCACGAACGGTGCATCGACGCCGAGCGGCCCGTCGGCACCGACGATCAGCTCCTCGCGCAGCATCTGCTCGATCCGCTCGGGCGCGACCCTGGGCAGCCGCTCCACGAGGTGCTCCAGCAGCGAGCCCCACTCGCCGTCCTCCGGCATCCGCAGCCGGGCGGCGTCCAGCCCGAACCGGGGCGGGAGCGGAGACCGCAGGCGTCGGCGCACAGCAGGACTCTAGTCGACCCGTGGCCGGGTCCTGTTTGCCCGCTTGGTCATCCAAGACGGTCGTCCGTCTTGTTTTCCCTTGTGAGACAAAGCACTCCACCACCTGGGACACTAGTGTATGCAGTATACGTTCCCTTGGGCTCGCGGTATGTACTCAGTCACCAACCCGGCCACGGGCGAGCTGATCGAACAGATCCCCAACTCGACCGAGGAGGAGGTCACAGCGGCGATCGAGAAGGTCCACCGCGGGTACACGTCGTGGCGCCGCCGCACGGTCGGGGAACGCGCGGAGATCGTGCTGCGCGCGGCGGAGCTGTTCGCCGAACGGGCCGACGAACTGGCCGCGACCATGACACTGGAGATGGGCAAGCGGATCAACGAGGGCCGCGGCGAGATCGGCATCGTCGTGGACATCTTCGACTACTACGGCACCAACGGCCCGGCGCTGCTGGCCGACGAGCCGCTGAAGGTCAAAGGCGGGGACGCGGTCATCCGCAAGGAACCGATCGGCGCGCTGCTCGGCGTGATGCCGTGGAACTTCCCGTGCTACCAGGTCGCGCGGTTCGTCGCGCCGAACCTCGTGCTCGGCAACACGATCCTGCTCAAGCACGCGTCGATCTGCCCGCGCTCGGCCCTGGCGATCGAGCAGGTCCTGCGGGACGCGGGGGTGCCGCAGGACGCGTACGTCAACGTCTTCGCCTCCAGCAGGCAAGTCCCGGCGATCCTGGCCGACCCGCGCATCCAGGGCGTGTCGCTGACCGGCAGCGAGGCAGCCGGTGTGGCAGTCGCCGCCGAGGCGGGCCGCAACCTCAAGCGCTGCGTGCTGGAACTGGGCGGGTCGGACCCGCTGATCGTGCTGGACACCGCCGACATGGACGAGACGGTCAAAGCCACGTCCACCGCGCGGATGCGCAACTGCGGCCAGTCCTGCAACGCGCCGAAGCGGATGATCGTGCTGTCGGACATCTACGACGAGTTCGTCGACAAGTTCACCAAGCGCGTCGGCGACTACTTCCAGGCGGGCGACCCGGCCGACCCGAAGACGACACTGCCGCCGCTGGCGTCCATCGCGGCGGCCGACGAGGTGGCCGGGCAGGTCGAGAAGGCTGTCGAGCAGGGCGCGACGCTGCGTACCGGCGGCAAACGGGTGGGCCCCGGCGCCTACCTGGAGGCGACTGTGCTGACCGACGTGACGCCCGAGATGGACGCGTACTACGAGGAGATCTTCGGACCGGTCGCGCTGGTCTTCAAGGCCGGCACCGTCGAGGAGGCGATCGCCATCGCCAACGACTCGCCGTTCGGCCTGGGCGCCGCGGTGTTCGGCACCGACCCCGAGCGCAACCGCGAGGTGGCCGACCGGATCGAGTCCGGCATGGTCTACCTCAACAGGTCCGGCGGGTCACAGGCCGACCTGCCCTTCGGCGGGATCAAACGGTCCGGCATGGGCCGGGAACTCGGCGCATCGGGCATCGAGGAGTTCATGAACAAGAAGTCCATCCGGCTCTGATTCCAGTTGGGGGCACCTCCGTGCGGTAAGTGCCCCCAACTGGTGGTCCGGTCAGACGGTCAGCGTCCAGGTGTCGATCGTGCCCACGTCCTGGCGGGCCACGTCGCGCACCTGGAGCTTCCAGGTGCCGTTGCGCGCCTCACCGGACACGTTGACCGTGTAGGTCTGGTCGACGTTGTCCGCGCTGTCGGAGGTGCTGGAGTTCTTCAACCGGTACGCCGAGCCGTCCGGGGCGACCAGGTCGATCTGCAGGTCGCCGCGGTAGGTGTGCTTGATGTGCACCTCGGCGGTGCTGGACGCCGACGCGTTGCCGGTGCACCCGGCGAACGTCACCGAGCTCGTCACCGTCGTCAGGTCGGGGATGGCCACGTCGGTGCCGTTGGTCTGCGGGGTGCACGTCGGCGTCGAGCCGACCGTCCACTGGAAGTTCGTCGAGCCGGAACCACCCGCGGTCGCGGTGGCGGTCGCCGTCACGTCGTACGTGCCCGCGGTGGTCGCCGTGCCGGTGATCAGACCGTTGGACGATCCGATCGAGAGACCGGGAGGCAGGCCGGTCGCGGACCACGTGTACGGCGCGGTGCCGCCGGACGCCGACAGCTGCAGGTTCGCCGCCCCACCGACCGCGGTGTTCTGCGGGCCCGGGTTGGCCACGGACACGCCCGGGACGCCGCCGTTGACACGCAGCAGCTTGTTCGGGGTGTTGGCGCCGGGGTTGGTGACCTTGTTCGGGGTCGCCGCGGCGGTGATCGCGCTGTGCACCTCGGCCGGGGTCTTGGCCGGGTTGTCCGCCAGGTACAGCGCGACGGCGCCGGCCACGTGCGGCGAGGCCATCGAGGTACCGCTCATCGTCGCGGACCCGGAGTTGTTGCTGTACGACGCCGAGACGATGTCCTGGCCGGGCGCGAAGATGTCGCTGCAGGTGCCGTAGCTGGAGAACGACGCGCGGGCGTCGGTCCGCGCGGTCGCGGCGACGTTGATCGTCTCACGGACCCGCTGCGGCGAGTACTGGCACGAGTCGTCGTTGAAGTTGCCCGCGGCCACGGCGTACGAGATGCCCTTGCCGATCGACGCGCGCACAGCGTCGTCCAGCACACGGCTCGGCTCGTTCTTGACACCGGTGTAGAGGCTCATGTTGGCCACGGCGGGCAGGACCGCGTTGGCGGTCACCCAGTCCACGCCGGCGGCCTCGGTGGAGATCGACCCGCCACCCTGGCAGTTGAGCACGCGGACGGCCTTCAGCTTGACCTTCTTGGCCAGACCGAAGGTGTTGCCGCCGATGGTGCCCGCGACGTGCGTGCCGTGACCCTGGCAGTCCTTGCCCTGCTGGCCGTCGTTGAACGCGTCGAACCCGAACGTCGCCCGGCCGCCGAAGTCGGTGTGGTTGTAGTTGATCCCGGTGTCGATGACGTACGCGGTGACGTTCGACGCCTCGGTGGAGTAGCTGTACTTCTGGTTGAGCGGCAGGTCCGCCTGGTCGACGCGGTCGAGCCCCCACGAAGGCGGGTTGTTCTGGTCGGTCAGCAGCCCGACCGTGCGGTCTTGCTCCACATAGGACACAGCCGGGTCGGCGGCGAGCTTGCGCGCCTGCGCGGCGGACATGGCGACCGAGAATCCCTTGAGCGCGGCCTGGTACACGAATCCGACCTTGCCGCCGTAGCGCGCCGCCAGCCCGTCGGCCGCCGCGCGGACCGCGATGTTGTCCTTCAGCACCACGACATAGCTGTCCTGGATCTTGTTGGGCGCGTTCTCGGCGATGATCTGCTGCGCCGCGGCCGCGTTCGTCGGCAGGACAGCGGCGAACACAGCGGCGGCGGCGATACCCGCCCCGAGAATTCTTCCTTGCAGGGATCTGAGACGCATGAAAGCTCCTTGCGCGCAGGGGCGCCGGAAACTGCCAGCCCTCGATGGCGTTGTCCCGGCGGTGGAGTGAGCTCGTGCCGGAGCATCATCCGATCCGCAAGACCACGCCGACAACGTACTTTCGTACTGTGTTCGACGGATTTGATCCGAATGGCCGATTCGTCAGGTCAATGCCGGGGTCCAACTAGGACTTGTGCCCTCACGGGCACGTGATCCGCAAATACCGGAACGCCGCCGTGAACGGCTCGCGGTCCGATGTGGCGTTCAGCGCCGTAACACCGACACGGACGGGCTTGGTGAGCGTCGCCGCCGGTCCCAGTGACTGCCAGTGACCGTTGTTCGGGGTGTCACGCCATTCCGCGTCGAGCCGGTTGCCGTGCCGCGACAGCCGCAGTTCGACATTGGCGGCGCTGACGGGAACCGTCACACGGCCACCTTGGTGGTGGTACGCGATCACGTCGCCGGAGCCGCGTTCGAGCCGGACGTGGGTGCGCGCGTCCTCGAACACCAGCAGCCCGGCCGCCTGGTAACCGGCCGACGGATCGGCGAAGACCTCGGTCTGCACAGTGAAGTCGGCCGGCACTGTCGTGTACAGGAACGGCGCGGTGACCTCGCCACCCACGTCGCTGCCGGGCTGGGCGGTCATCTCCAGCCGCCCTTCGATGAAGTCGTAGGTCGACCGGCCGCCGCGGTCGTTCATCCTGTTGAGCCCGTCCACGGCGCCGGCGGAGGCGAAGTCCGTCAGCCACGGCTGGCAGCCGGGCTGGTGCGCCGCGTACTTGAACACGAGCACAGCCGCCGCGACCACGAGCAGAGCCACTCCCCCGTACAGCCAGTTCCGGCTCGCGCGATGGCTCATCACCGCAGTATCCCGCCACCCGGGCGTGTGCGGAGCGTATCGATCGCCGGAACCGGTTACGGCCGCGTGAGCTGGGCACTACGATCGGCCACGCGCCGCCGTAACCGGTTCCATCGAAGGAGGAGTCCATGACCTCCCAGAGACGTTGGCGGCGTTGCGCCGCTGTGGTCGCTGTGGTCGCCTCGACAGCGTTGGTCGCGCCGTCAGCCGACGCGGCCGTCGACAGCGGGTGGGGTTCGCTCGTGACGGGCACGTATTCCAGCGGCGCCGCGCACGCATGGCAGCCGCTGCCGCCTGCCTGGTTCGGGCGCGGCGGCGGCGGTCCTGTCGACGCCACAATGACGATCGACCCGGGGCAGCAGCGCCAGCGCTACTCCGGCATCGGGTTCTCCATCGACGAGACCAGCGTGTCCAACCTGTGGAAGCTGACCCCGGCCAACCGGGACAAGGCGATCCGGCTGCTGGCCGACCCGCGTTCCGGCGCGGGTTTCGACCGGTTCCGGCTGACCATCGGCAGCCCCGACCTGATCGAGCACCTGCCGTTCTGGTCCTACGACGAACTGCCGCCGGTGTCACCGAGGACCCCCATCTGAAGTACTTCTCCATCCAGCGGGACATCGAGCTGCACATGGTGGAGACGGTCAAGCTGATCCAGCGCTACAACCCGCGCGCGACCTTCATCGCGTCGGCGTGGAGCGCACCGGCGTGGATGAAGACGAACAACGAGTTCATCGGCGAGGTGCGACTCAAACCCGGCAGCGCCAACAGCTACTACCAGTCGGGCAAGCTGCGCGACGACGCCATCGACGTGTTCGCGCGCTACTACGTGAAGTACATCCAGGCCTACGCCAAACACGGCATCGAAGTCGACGCGATCACGTTGCTCAGCGAACCGGGCATGGACGTGGTCTACCCCGCGATGGACATCGACGTCGCCCAGCAGCAGAAGCTGGCGCTGGCGATCAAGCGGGAGTTCCGCAAGGCCCGGCTGGACACCGGGTTGTACGTGCACGACTTCAACTTCTGGGACTGGCGCGACCCGAACAGCGCTGAAACCAAGAACTACCACCGGATTTTCCGGGACGCACCGAACGGCGGGATCACGGGCGAGCAGGTGCTCGACGCCACCGACGGCATCGCTTTCCACCCGTACTGGGGAGATCCGTCGGTGATGCGGGATGCCAACGCGCAGACCGGCAAGCCGGTGCACATGACCGAGACCAGCGACCTGTCCCCCGCGACGGTCACGGAGTTCTTCCGGCTCAACGCCGGGTCGTACCTGATGTGGGCGCAGACCACCGACCAGGACGGTGGCACGCTGCACTGGACTCCGGCGCGGGACAACAACATCGACTGGGCCGAGGTCGGCAGGACCACGAAGTGGCCGAACAGGCTGGTCAAAGTCGACACGACGACCAAGGCGTTCACGGTCCGCGACGAGCTGTACCAGTTGGGCCAGTTCGCGAAGTACCTCGGGCAGGAGCACGTGCGCGTCGAGTCGAGCGCGACCGTGAACGGTGTCGGCAACGTGGTGTTCACCGACCGGTGCAACGGCTTCGTCGCGGTGGTGCGCAACGGAAACGCCACCGACTCCACAGTACGGGTCGCGGTGGGCGGGAAATCCTTCGTGGTCAAGGTGCCCGCGAACTCCGTCGCCACCTACAGGTGGCACGGCAAATAGTCAGAACGGCGACATGGGCACGGCCACCCTCAGCCGTGCCCATGCCTGGTCCCTGCCCGCTATCGCGGATCGTCCTCTTTGATGTACGTGGCGCCGCGTTTGGCGAACGCGGCCCACAGGTTGAAACCGATGATCGCCACTCCGAACGCCACCCATAACCAGAGGAAACCGCCGGTCGGTTTGTTCGCCAGCTGAACTATGCCGAAGATAAGCATCGCGGTGCCGAGCACCGCCCCCATGACCGCCATCGGCTTGGACGGCTTGATGCGAGCCACTGAGACCTCCACAGTCGTCGGACTCCGAAGGGGTTCCCCGGATCGCGCGACCAGCAAACCCCCAGGTCGTGTGTCGCAGTCCCCGGTCGATGCGAGCCCGCCCCGGGCCGTGGGCTCGCCCGCGGGGTCCGCGTCCACCCGCAGTCGCTGCTCACCCCCGGCCTGCCGGGACCGCGCGCGGCCACGCAGCCGGACCTCCACAGTGGATCCCGCTGCGGCCGGGATGGTGACCACGTCTGCGATCCCCACCGAGTAGTTCGTGGCGACATGCGTGCCGCGCCAGGCGACGCGCCCGTCGACGGCGAGCTCCACCTCGTCGCCTGCGAAACCGTCGCCCAACTCGACAGCCAGTGCCATGGGCTGATCATGCCTCCATTCGTTGTTCGACTCGGCCAGGCCCCGGATGTCCGCCCGCGACTGCCGGGCGCCATCGGTGTCCCCGGCCTCGGCGTGGCAGTCGGCGAGGTACGCCGCCGCCTGGTAGACGGTCTTGTCGTCCAGGCCGCCGTCGCCACGCGACTCGTCGATCGCGCCGCGCAGCAGGCTGTCCGCGCGGCCGGGATCCGGTTCGCGCACGCGCACTTCGCCGTCGCGGCCGGCTGTGGTGAACGGCCGGGCCTGGTTCATGCCCAGCGCGAACCGCGCGTACACGGCGCTCGGGTGGTCGCCGTAGTCCTGGGTGACGGGTTCCAGTGCGGCCATCCCGTCGGACAGGTACGGCGAATCAGTGCCGAGCAGGGTCAGCGCCATGCTGGTCTGGCGTCGTACCCGATGTACGCGCTGACCGGCAGCTGCTCGCCGCCGCCCGCGCGGACACCAGGTCCGGCGTGACGCAATGGATCACCGGTGGCCGGTGCACGATCACGTACCCGCGCGGCCTGCTGATCGCGACCTGGACGAAGCCGAACTTCGGGTGCAGCTGTTCCCGCGTGTTGACCAGCTGGGTGCGGTCAGCGTGACGTCCAGGACGTCCGCATGCCGAGCACCGGCCGTGCCCGCGTCGCCGTGATCTCCAGCCGCAGCCCGGTCGTGTCGGACACGTGGTCGGGGTATTCGTTGGCCCCGTCCAGCGCCGCGCCGATCCCGAAGGGGTTGCCGTCCATGATCACGGCGTTGGGGAAACCGTGCCGCAGGTGCGCCAGTCCCAGGTCGTCGAACACGAACGGGAACGCCGCCACGCCGGACGGGCCGCCGCCGAGCGGGACACAGGCCTGCGGGTAGTTCATCCACGACAGGCTGTGCACCCGGTTGGGCATCGGCGGGTTCATGAACGGCACGAGTGGCACGAGTGGAACGGGTTGAAGCAGTGCCCGAGCTCGTGCACGTGCGTGTAGAGCTGGGTGCGGG
This window contains:
- a CDS encoding glycoside hydrolase family 30 beta sandwich domain-containing protein encodes the protein MHMVETVKLIQRYNPRATFIASAWSAPAWMKTNNEFIGEVRLKPGSANSYYQSGKLRDDAIDVFARYYVKYIQAYAKHGIEVDAITLLSEPGMDVVYPAMDIDVAQQQKLALAIKREFRKARLDTGLYVHDFNFWDWRDPNSAETKNYHRIFRDAPNGGITGEQVLDATDGIAFHPYWGDPSVMRDANAQTGKPVHMTETSDLSPATVTEFFRLNAGSYLMWAQTTDQDGGTLHWTPARDNNIDWAEVGRTTKWPNRLVKVDTTTKAFTVRDELYQLGQFAKYLGQEHVRVESSATVNGVGNVVFTDRCNGFVAVVRNGNATDSTVRVAVGGKSFVVKVPANSVATYRWHGK